The Phragmites australis chromosome 13, lpPhrAust1.1, whole genome shotgun sequence DNA window CTTGGCCGGCGACGCGTAGTGCGGTGCTTAGCTCGGCTCTTCTCTAGGTGCGCGTGAGAAgaatgagggagagggagcgaCGAGAGGCCAGGGGGGATAAGGCCAGTGGCCATGTGCTCGAGGTCAAGGAAGTTGGCGTCGACGATGTGTGTCAGTGGGTGGCCGGTGGTCGCAAAAGTCCACAACGGCTGCTGATCAGAAAGCATAGAGGAGGGATGTGTGATGAATAGTAACCATTCGGATGAAAAAGATCTCTCACCTTTCTAATCCATTTGGAGATCTTTCCATGGCCCAAAATTTATGGGACATTTtatgtgaaactataattcttatgcaacctattttaacttgTTCGATCCAAAAAGCTTGAGccaaatttaaactaaaatttttcaAACATGCACCCTTTTTTAACTTattgtaatttttatgccttcaaaataactcctaaaaatttggaaaaattactaatattcctcatttATCATGGactataatttctaaaattgtttctaaCCCTATGTtatatagcaatattgtgagttgttTCACAAGACATCAATTATTACTCAACTTAACCATTTTAGGTAAGCTTTAATTAAATTAATTACATACTCAACACTTCAATTATGATGTTAATCATGCTTATAAATACTTTATTATGTGCTTACAGACTTTGGGCTGTCATAGTGCCCATAGCCACGAGTAAGCAGCCCATCTCACTTACTAGTTTTTGCCCGCCTGTCTAGCCCAACCGGCGGGTGGTCGTGCGAACTCCGTTTGCAAAGCCACTAGGCTCAGGAAGCCCAGCACATCTTGACCCAAAAAccagatttttatttttatatttcaaaaataaaaaaaattcctgtCACCATTCCAACAGACAATAAATTTAAAAACAACATTcaaattcttaaaaaatcaaaatactatcaaaatagtaataattttttttaataaaaagcatgttgtagatgatgctataatctatctctTAAAAAACTTCAACTGAAACAACACAGATTGTgtacaatgattttttttctcattgtatatatcatatttttgtgaGCTAGATCATAATATCTTCTATaccaccaattttttttttcagaatttgttATAACTATTTCAatgttattttgaattttaagaataATAGAAcgtaatatttttttgaaatttttaacATGTCGGTCTATCGCCGGTTAGATAGATGATAGATGCTTGTCGTCTTTATAACAAATTATAGTAccttatttttataattttttaaatagacatttatttttataatttttaatttttgaaatgttttaaaaaaaactacgaCGACTGACCGCGCGCGACCACAGGGAATCTAGAACCAACACATCAGCAGGTGAAAGCATCGAGAAGATTAGCAGCTGCTCGCGCACGAAGAAACTACGGCGACTGACCGCGCGCGACGACGGCGACTCGACTCGGCCGCTCCATTCGTGCTCGTGGCCGGGGACGGAGAAGTCTTTGCATCGGCTCGTGGTCCGATCGGCCCGACGGAACTCCCGGGTTGAACGGCAAGTGCCGATGGGGATGGGTAGCTGGGCGACGCCGATGTGCGTTTCACTTTTCACGGTCAGAGATGATCGGCTGGCCAGCTAGAGAGCGACGAATCTGTGGCTCCGTTCCATATTCCTACGTAACCAAGTTACCGGTCTTGGTCTTCCCCAAGACGTGCCGATTGGGTTACTTTTTTCCTGACGCGTGCACGAAAGTTCCCAATTCGAATGATCCCTCTCACTCAAAATGTAGGGCTCGGTTTCGACCGCACGACTGttcttttttgatttttttttttatagccGGTCTCTTTCTGAGATCTATATTGGAGATCTTAAATAGGGTGTACGTTCGGGATCGAATTTTGGATCCACAAAGTCATGCTAGTAAGTTTACTAGTGAGCCGTTGGCTCACATGCAACATGAATTAACTCTCTCCAGTAAATTTTCTAGTTCAAATGGACCTGAACTTGTACAGCTAGTATGAACGAGACAGCTTCATTTTCTTACTGCCGTGAAAACTTGGACTCCGGAGACCGGAAGGTTGCGGTCTTGCAGAAACGATCGAGTGCGGCTTTAATTTTAGCTTCCACTATCCGGTGCCTGCACTTTCGCGTGCATGCTGCGGTCGCGAAGATTGATGCAGCGTGCGCCTGTGATCTGTGCATCGACGCCTCGCTCTCGCAGTGCAGGCAGCACAGGAAAGCTCGACAGCTTTTGACCCCAAAAGGCCAGAATCAAAAGCACAACTAGCGAGAGCTCGCGTGCTCCAAAACCACTACTACTTCTACTACTTGAGACTTGAGAGACGCAAGTTTTCCAAGTGACATCGATGATCCGATCACAAGCAGGCTCATTCTTTTCATCGCCTACGTACAATTGTACAAAGCTAGTACTGTGAGTAGCTTGCACCAGAGAACAAGCAGGCTCCCCGTCTCCGTGCATCCCTCCATGGCTCCATCCGAGATGTTTGCATGAGGCTCCAGAAGTCTGGATGATATCTATGTCTACTTGTAAGAGTCACGGCTACATACACGTGATGCGCTGAAAATTCAGCAGTGAATGAACACACGAGTGGAGAAATTTCCAACAATGGCATCGAGTAGGTATAGTGGCCAACACATTCAGCATCCAAACTTGACACATCTCTTTCGCCCGTGCAACAACCGCTTCTATCTGTTCTATTCAACAGCATGTTTTAATTGGAACCTTATGACAATTATATGGTACTGTGCGGGCACCTTAATTCTTTCCAAGTAGGTACGCATATAATGGCATATATACTATTATAGTACAAAAGAACCATCCAATTATGCCATGACAATAGGAATGCATGCACCATATACGCtcactctaaaaattcatctattataacactattataacatTCTCTATTACTAATAAAAGTACTCTATATTTGAGAATTCTTTCTTGTCCGCATCACTGTTTATAGAAGATGACTGTAGGTCTGAAAAGAGATGAAAAGTAAtgaaaattagaaaattgaGTAGCTACTGGCTTTTCTCTCTCAACAACACTGTAGTAGTCAATATAGAGTCCGTTGGAGCTCTTTTGTGGATCATATGGAGTTCGTATCCGATGTGGATACCGGTCTGTGTTAGATACTGACACCGCTAGAGTTGGCCTTATAATACCAATAAATAACTTAGGTtggaggttgcatggtgtgcttaCTATACTATACTCAAGAAATCTAGTGTCAATATTAAAAGATCTATggtttatatatataatatcgATTTGCTGCATTTGTCACCAGAAAGTTTGGGACTACTAGCTACTCTCTCTGATCCTAAATATAAGTTCATTAGGATATTGATATAATTTTCAATATGATACTTTAACTAATAAtatcaacaaaaatatattatttcaaataaaaagagCTATATATTATGaatgtatttttcatgataaatctagtaatatcaacttgatgttgtcAATCTATATGATTCTTTAGTTATTGATggctaaaactaaaaaaaaaattaacgtAGGACAATCCTAtgtggacttatatttgggatccgAAGAAGTAGAGTTCTGCTAGTTCATCCACGACGACATGAGTGGATAGCTAGCAGGGTTGGATGAGTCGAATGTGGCTATAGGATAATTAACATTTGAGGAGATTGGGCTGGGATAAGCCCTAAATTCTAACGAACTATAAGAGGGTGGCATTTGATCAAGTGGGGAAAAAAGCACGTACATGCGCATCACGAGCTGTTGTTACTAGTTTGTTTACTGCCGGATCTGAAAATACAATACTAAGTGCTGGGTAGCGGAATAGTTCCATGTTCTTTCGAAATTATTGCATGTGGTGCCACGTTTCAGCTCCTAAATGTTTTGCACAAGGCCGGCTACCAAGCACATAATTCGTGTTCGTACGATATATGCTGTACTCGATCACCAGCAGGGATCATCGTGATGCAAATGACGAATTCACGTGACTTGCGAGTTGTGAATTGTGAGCGCAAGAGAGACTCTCATCAAACAATCCCCATtgtttttttctatatatagcacatgaaaaaaaaaaaagacaagtaCTTGATACTTACCTTCATCCATGATCTACCCGGGCCTTATACGATCGCGATTTGAGCCCCACTAGCTGCATGTTCGGTTCTTTGTAGCAAGTAGTATTGCCGGCCATGTTGCATGCCAGTGTTTACAATAACACAACTTCCAAAAAACTAAGAGCAAGTCTGAATGGTATATAGCAACATGATATTTTTGAAGTGCTTCCACTTGTACCAGTAGTTGCTGGTTTAGTGACAAGAGATGCTCTCATCAGTGCCGATCTTACTGGAGCTTCAAGTACATCACCTGCATGCATGCCTCACCGCATTTTGCGACTAATTTACGACGGAAAACACACTGGAAAAGCTACGAAATATCATCACCGTTGGTTGTCACAACCATCTCAGCGTCGACTTTCCGAGGAGGACTTCGCATGACTAGCCTGGGAGAGCAACAGGAGCAGCCACTTGTCATCAACCAAGTGTGTGGATCATGTTTTCTGGGGGATAAAAAGTTCAGAATACTGCAAAAAGGTGAGAGAATCTGCCGCTAACTGACGAAATGATCACTTGTCTCCGGTTCGTTTCTCCGTCGTGATCACAGGCTTCACAAGTAATCTCACCAACCAAATAATGACCTCGCGAATAAAATCCATCACCAGAAACCTACCTCTATTCTGAGAGGACAATGCAACGAACCCCTTCCCATGAGATATTTCCCCCCTTTAACCACCACATTGGAtcgatttatttaaaaaatttagttaaGCATCGGACCAAATGACCATCATGTGGTATTGTACGTACACGACAATGCCAACGGTAGCGCCGGTGCATTCGGTGGTGATGGATGGGAAAAGGACGATGCCGTAGATCCCGAAGTCTGAAGGAGAGATGCCAATATTTTAGTCAAGTCAATGCTGCCATTGCCAACCGCCAAAATGATTAGAGCAGCTGGTTAAGCATAGAAAATTAGTGGTGTATAATGCATTGTTAAGTGGTAATCACATGCAGGTTCGATCACCAGACATGTTCTTAACCCTCCCTCTCTTTCAATGCGGTACATCCAGCAGCAAATCCAGAGGAGGAAGAACGACTCTATAGACATGCATGCAGGGTCGCTGGATTCCTGGCCGCCCAAAGCGCAGAGGCTCTGACGCCCCAACTGCTGTAGATCTGCTGCAGAAgccaaaagtgaaaaaaaaaaaggtcagcTGGTGATTTTCGAAGCAAGGATTGGTAAGCTCTGGAGATTGGCAGAACTTCGTTTGACTGAATATTTTCAGTTCAGGTGATGGAAGTTGTTTTGGATTTTATTTCCCCCTGGATCTGAACCTCCCAAGATGCTCCTTCCTCGACAGAAAAGCAGTGAACTTTCAGTTAACCTCTCTTGGGAATTACTGGTGCAAAAGATACTAATAACGGAACTGTAAAGATCCTGGGGCCGTACATATGTCACCAAAGCTGATGCAGATAAGAGAAATTTTACCGCGCGCGCAAAAGCATCTACTCTTGTTAGATATTACTCAATccgttcaaaaataatatatatatttcttttaagCTCGATTTTCGaagttaaattttgattaagattttttataaaatatattatttatagctataaaacctatataatataaaattattttgaattgtgaacttagttatataatttttatacactaaatattcttataatttaattaaatattaattaaagtatgcaaagtttgaatttttttaaaaatacgtTTACTATTTTTAAACGGATGAAATACCAAGATAGTTGAAGTCAAACACAACACCGTGATCGACAAGgcagaaacaaaaatataatctCAAAATAAAATTCGCAGCACAATGGTTCTGCGGTTTGCATTGCCAGACTGACGCAAGCCAGTACTTTCCCCGAGATGGCATAGCAACGAGAAATCTATTCAGATTTCCCGAACTGGCATTCTATTTTCTTCACTAACCTATCTGCATAAACCTCAGCtgaattaattaaattaatcaGCAGAGAAAAAtttcacaaataaaaatataatacaaGGGCCCACCAGAGAGGGAGCCTAAACCGGGGCCCACCCCACTTCTCCCTTTAAATCCCCGTCCATGGGCGCCGCAGTGCTCCCCCACATCACAACGAAACCCGTTGAAAACGCTCCAAAACCACcagaaaattctccaaattcgTAGCCAAGAGAAGCGCAAATGGAGCAGTCTGGCGCCAAGAAGTCGAACAAGATCACCGAGATCGTGCGGATGCAGCAGATGCTCAAGAAGTGGCGCAAGCTCTCGGTCGCTCCCAAGGACCCCAACTCGGCTACCGCCGGCGGCAATGGCAATGCCACCGGCGCCGGCAACAGCAGCGGCGAGAGCAAGGCCAAGAAGTTCCTGAAGCGGACGCTGTCCTTTACGGACAGCGCCCCCTCCggctctccgccgccgccgccgaagggTCACCTGGCGGTGTGCGTGGGCCCGGCGATGCAGAGGTTCGTGATCCCGATGGAGTACCTGAAACACAGCGCGTTCGCGGCGCTGCtgcgggaggcggaggaggagttCGGGTTCCAGCAGGAGGGCGTGCTCCGCATCCCCTGCGAGGTGCCCGTCTTCGTGGCCATCCTCAAGGTCGTCGAGAAGAACAAGAAGGACGCCGCATTCTGCTACTGCAGCGTCGAGTACGCCGCCGACGAGGTCGGACGCGGCACGCCCAACAACCCGCTCTGCAGATAGGTGGAACTCAGAACACTGCCGGGCTCTCGGCTCGCCTGTGCcaacacagaaaaaaaaatgttcttttttttcgTTTACATTAATTTTTCTTGTGTTTTATAAGCCTTGTGTGGTGAGGGATGAATCGATGGTATCTCCCCCCACGGTTTAGAACTACTGCCTAATTTTCTCTGTATTTGAGTTGAGCTGATCTGGATTGGGTAATGCAGCCTTCATGGATGGAACTAAATTAATCGGAAGGATTATACGGTACCAATAATTTAGTTGCACAAGGAATATGATCAGCTGGCAACATGCGATCTGCTcaaatgaaggaaaaaaaagctGTATATATATGCTCCTCGCCTGACAACTCTGAAGTTAACCAGTGAGCTAGCTAGAAGCACGTCGCGAAATATATGTCTTAATTTGTTGACATGACGCATGTCCAGATGAACAATATGCCCGTCTGCTAACGGCATTTTGACTGGTAGCTAGCTAGAAgcacgttgttgttggtcaagTAGCGATTTCTTGTAAGGAGgaggttaaaaaaaaactccggaCAAAAGGCCACGCCACGCGCGCGGTCACCACCGGCGAGGCCGTCCCCAGGTCGCTTAGGGGAAGGTGAGTTACGCTTAGGGGACGTGCTGGGCATCGCAGCTGCGGTGCTGCCAACCAACGTAGAGAAGGCGGCGCCCCTTGCAGAGCGCAACGCGGGGAGAAGAGACGCCGGCAAGGGCGTCCGGTGAAAGCGTGGCGCTTTCACACACTAGGTGTGGTCTCAGGCGACGCCGAtctcgacggcggcggcgaactGGGAGGCTGCGCGTCGGCGGAGGAGCGAGCAGGCCAGCGGCGATGGACGGTGTTTCGTTTACCGTCCGGGTCGAGGTAATCTCGTTCGTTGGATCAAAACGGTACGGCTTGGATTAGATTTGGGGACGTCAAGTATGAGCGTTTTCTAGGCCAAGTGGAGGCCCAAATAATTGAGCCGACACTTTGCTGCGGCCCATAGCCAGGAGCAGTAGTCCCCCACGCACGGACAGGATCCTACAACTTACTGCACCACTACTGCACACGGCCATTGACGCGTGAGGTGTAGGTCTGTAGTCATTGACACGTGAGGTTTGGGTCTGTATGTCAGTGGGTCTGTACGCAAGAGGATCGGCGTCCGGGAGCGTGCAGGGCTGGCTCGTCGGCCGGCCTCCTCCGGCGCTCGTCGCCGGCGACCCGCCCTTGCGATCGCCTGAAATAAAAACAGTGCTATGTTATTCTAAGCTGCACGAGCTCAAGCTGCACTCGATGGATCGGATCGAGCTGCAAATTGTTTTGTCCGGAGTTTTTTTAACCTCCTCCTTGCAAGAAATCGCTActtgaacaacaacaacaacgtgCTTCTAGCTAGCTACCAGTCAAACTACCGGTAGCAGACGGGCATATGTTCATCTGGACATGCATCATGTCTACAAATTAAGACATATATTTCGCGACGTGcttctagctagctagctagcacacCAGTTAACTTCAGAGTTGTCAGACGAGGAGCATATATATAcagctttgatttttttttttttcatttgagcaGATCGCATGCTGCCAGCTGATCATATTCCTTGTGCAATTAAATTATTGGTACCGTATAATCCTTCCAGTTAATCTAGTGTTCGTGTGCTCCAGTCCATGCATGACACTAGTACCTCTAATTAACGAAAAGATTGATGTAGAAATGAAGGATTTTTTTTGTTCTGTTGAAGCGCCATTAGTAGCAATCTAGTACCTCTAActgaaatatttgaatttttgctaGTCCTTTGTCATTCTTGGTTTGCAGTCATTGCGCTTCTATCTTTATGTAGTACATCACGGTTGCTTATTAATAATCTTGACTAGTTGGGCACCACTGTAATGTGCCTCATGAATATGTTTGTTTACTATTCTAATGAAATGCATTCAACTTTGTAATTAATTGGTGCACAATTTGATCAAATGCTGGGATACCATTTTTAAAATATCGGAGTCATatagttcttttttcttctttggaggAGAATCAGATTAGCATTTTAATGTATTACTAGTTCACATGAGGGCAAAGTATGTGGTAAGCACTGGTCAAGACTTACCGGAGCGAAGAAATGAGTAACAAGCACCGCTATACTGCAAATTGCCTGAACTTTGATGGAAGAGACAGACGGACAACGCTGCCTTCGGATTCCTGAAGATTTACTGCTCGCAGAGCCGTACCGTCTTACCGTTCCCAATTGTTTTTACTTGCATGAGATTATCAGCTCCTCTGGACTAAACTCGTTCAGTCTCCTTAGAGCTTGGTGTCATGCAGTCTTGGAGCCCAAAATCTTGCATTCGACTCCGTTTTTCCTAGTGTTCTGAAGAGAAAGTTGGTAAAATATCTTCGGACTTCAGTTCTCAGAGTTTgatgtttgtttgagctttcCTCCTTTTTTCAGTTTCCTCTTTGATTTTTTCCACTCAAACGGAGATAAGTACTAGCTATCTAATGAACTAATCCTACTTGTCCTTGAGAGATCTGTAAacattttccttctccttttcaggTCAATGTTTTGCCATctgctttcttcctttttcgTTAGCCTGAACGCAAAGGAAAAGTGGAGTGCCTTTTCTGAATAAATAGGAACGGCTTAACGATTTCATCTGTCTTCTTATCAGAACATTTCAAAGAAATGTGGGCGCAAAAATTCTTGAAGTTAGGAAGAGATCTCCATACTACTCCAAAAAAAGTAGCTTCACGCATCTGATCGCTCGCCGACCTTATATCTTCATCTCTCAAAAAGGTTCATCTGGTCCAACAATTCATCTCGATAACGATAATGTCCTTTCTTCGCCTCCCGATGTAAACACATGCGACACCGGAGGTCTACTACGCCTACGAAGCATACGTTGAAATTCTGGTTAGAAGCACAAGGTTGATCAGCCCAAGAAACTTAAATACCGATCCCCTGAAGTCCAACTCAATTATGTtacttttttaattttgaaaacttCAGTCCAGCTCAATTATTCAGTGATAAGGATATGAACAAATGCGCCGTTTGTCAAGAACTTGGCCTCAACGCGTGTACAGACGCATTTCAGTGATCAAGAGGATTTCACCTCTAGAAGCAATGGCAATATTCAAGACTGAAAGTTGAGACTGACAAAGATTTCACCTCTAGACGTCCATTTGTGATAAGAAGACAAAACCATTTAACATATTCTCTGCTCCTGTGTTTTTGCGTGGGACTTATGGTTCATGCTCCTCAACCGGGTCGGTCTCTAGCAGCTCGCACCATCCATTACATAAGTTGTTTTCACATATTGGTGGCACCAAACGCATTGACGAGCAGGTAAAGAAAGACGCAAGGGGCTCAACTATCTAAACATCATTGGCACATGGTGACTATGAAAGCATCATAGCAGTTGTGTGTTGGATGATGGCTCACCTCGTGTGGGGACAGTCCTACAAGAGGCCTCAGATGAGGCACGCCTGTGGATTATGATGAGTGCAAAGGGGTTGGGTGCCTTGTGGCAAGTTTAGGAGCCACAAGAGGCCTCATATgtggttgtttttttttttctgtggcGCGTCTTTGTTTGATTAGTTTTCCCTCTCTTACCTTATTTTTCTGGTTTTAAGGGCCCCCTTGAGACAATATATATGGATCCGTTTGTTTCTCtcttaataaaaataatacgtAACTCTCTTGcgtatttaataaaaaaagatttacAACAAACTGCAGTGTGAATTTTCTCATTAACCGGTTCTGAAAAATGGACTACTGCCAT harbors:
- the LOC133888696 gene encoding protein SMALL AUXIN UP-REGULATED RNA 51-like translates to MEQSGAKKSNKITEIVRMQQMLKKWRKLSVAPKDPNSATAGGNGNATGAGNSSGESKAKKFLKRTLSFTDSAPSGSPPPPPKGHLAVCVGPAMQRFVIPMEYLKHSAFAALLREAEEEFGFQQEGVLRIPCEVPVFVAILKVVEKNKKDAAFCYCSVEYAADEVGRGTPNNPLCR